The following coding sequences are from one Natrarchaeobaculum sulfurireducens window:
- a CDS encoding pyridoxal phosphate-dependent aminotransferase, with product MTEFARRVEQVSISGIREVFEAAGEDAINLGIGQPDFPTPAHARRGAIEAIESDLTDAYTSNKGTRSLREAISATYDREYGLEVDPEDVIATSGGSEALHLVLQAHVDPGQEVIFPDPGFVSYDALTKIADGTPKPVPLRDDLTLDPATVEEAITDDTAVFVVNSPANPTGAVQSEADMREFARIADEHDVLCLSDEVYERIVFEGDHRSPLEFAETDNVVVVSACSKTYSMTGWRLGWVVGSNRRIERMLRVHQYGQACASAPAQYAAEAALTGPQEPVEEMVAAFERRRDLVLDGLEDAGLEVPTPEGAFYVMPKVPDGWCEAVLERDVVVVPGDAFGANGAGYARLSYATGTEDLKEALERIDAATRAAQ from the coding sequence ATGACGGAGTTTGCACGTCGCGTCGAGCAGGTGTCGATCAGCGGCATCCGCGAAGTGTTCGAAGCTGCCGGCGAGGACGCGATCAATCTCGGTATCGGCCAACCGGACTTTCCGACACCCGCCCATGCCCGCCGTGGGGCCATCGAGGCGATCGAGAGCGACCTCACCGACGCCTACACCTCGAACAAGGGGACCAGATCGCTCCGTGAAGCGATTTCGGCGACATACGACCGCGAATACGGCCTCGAGGTCGACCCCGAGGACGTTATCGCCACCTCGGGAGGGAGTGAGGCCCTCCACCTGGTGCTCCAGGCCCACGTCGACCCCGGTCAGGAAGTCATCTTCCCCGATCCTGGCTTCGTCTCCTACGACGCGCTAACGAAGATCGCAGACGGGACGCCGAAACCGGTTCCGCTGCGTGACGACCTCACCCTCGACCCCGCGACCGTCGAGGAGGCGATCACCGACGACACCGCCGTCTTCGTCGTCAACAGCCCCGCAAACCCGACGGGAGCCGTCCAGAGCGAAGCCGATATGCGTGAGTTCGCCAGAATCGCCGACGAACACGACGTGCTCTGTCTCTCCGACGAAGTCTACGAACGGATCGTCTTCGAAGGCGACCACCGCTCGCCGCTCGAGTTCGCCGAGACCGACAACGTCGTCGTCGTCAGCGCCTGCTCGAAGACCTACTCGATGACCGGCTGGCGTCTCGGCTGGGTCGTCGGCTCGAATCGACGAATCGAGCGCATGCTCCGGGTCCACCAGTACGGACAGGCGTGTGCCTCCGCGCCGGCTCAGTACGCCGCCGAGGCTGCTCTGACCGGCCCACAGGAACCAGTCGAGGAGATGGTCGCCGCCTTCGAACGACGCCGTGATCTCGTCCTCGACGGCCTCGAGGACGCCGGACTCGAGGTGCCGACACCGGAGGGTGCGTTCTACGTCATGCCGAAGGTCCCCGATGGCTGGTGTGAGGCGGTCCTCGAGCGTGACGTCGTCGTCGTTCCCGGCGACGCGTTCGGTGCCAACGGTGCAGGCTACGCCCGCCTCTCCTATGCGACCGGAACGGAGGACCTGAAGGAGGCGCTCGAGCGGATCGACGCAGCCACTCGAGCCGCACAGTAA
- a CDS encoding FAD-dependent oxidoreductase: MTPQLDGDAVAEPNYDDEFDAIVVGAGLAGSAAALTMANRGLEVLMIERGSSPGAKNVFGGVCYTPTIRELTDFDGAPLERYVAERRFGMLSKSDETAVSISPGEWHEEPHNDSYTVLRGEFDEWFAEQAVEEGTTLVTSTTVTGLVRENGRIVGVETDRPDGTIRAPYVVLAEGGNSLVSESADLKATENRENVAVGVKEVLEFPQRDAVIEDRFRLTDDAGVSYHYFGEGAVGDAFGGGFIYTNDDTISVGVAYRIEDAVAADQSPEETLNAFKSHPAVAPLVRDARTVEYSAKTIPEGGAESIPDLVHDGAAIVGDAAGLVLNNGVHLEGTNMAVESGYHAGNAIARAADQGRVGADALQAYPDALERSFVVQNLERYAWMMDAVEADRDLLFEDLPRAFADAGTEYFRMDRTPKEAHAENAKRAVLDAVGGWTGAAKLALRYRKVVT, encoded by the coding sequence ATGACACCGCAACTCGACGGCGACGCTGTCGCCGAGCCGAACTACGACGACGAGTTCGACGCGATCGTCGTCGGTGCGGGACTGGCAGGTAGTGCAGCCGCGCTGACGATGGCCAACCGTGGACTCGAGGTACTGATGATCGAACGCGGCTCCTCACCCGGAGCCAAGAACGTCTTCGGTGGGGTGTGCTATACGCCGACGATCCGTGAACTGACCGACTTCGACGGCGCGCCACTCGAGCGCTACGTCGCCGAACGCCGGTTCGGCATGCTGAGCAAGAGCGACGAGACTGCCGTCTCGATTAGCCCTGGTGAGTGGCACGAAGAGCCACACAACGACTCCTACACCGTCTTGCGCGGGGAGTTCGACGAGTGGTTCGCCGAACAGGCCGTCGAAGAGGGGACGACGCTCGTGACCTCGACGACCGTCACCGGACTCGTCAGGGAGAACGGCCGGATCGTCGGCGTCGAGACCGACCGTCCCGACGGGACGATCCGCGCGCCGTACGTCGTCCTCGCCGAGGGTGGCAACTCGCTGGTCAGCGAGAGTGCGGACCTCAAAGCGACCGAGAACCGCGAGAACGTCGCAGTCGGCGTCAAAGAGGTGCTCGAGTTCCCACAGCGTGATGCGGTCATCGAAGATCGGTTCCGGCTGACCGACGACGCGGGCGTCTCCTATCACTACTTCGGCGAGGGAGCCGTCGGCGACGCCTTCGGCGGCGGGTTCATCTACACGAACGACGACACGATCAGCGTTGGCGTCGCCTACCGGATCGAAGACGCCGTCGCGGCCGACCAATCGCCCGAAGAGACGCTGAACGCGTTCAAGTCTCACCCGGCGGTCGCGCCGCTCGTACGCGACGCTCGGACCGTCGAGTACAGCGCAAAGACAATCCCCGAGGGTGGTGCCGAGAGCATCCCCGACCTCGTCCACGACGGCGCGGCCATCGTCGGCGACGCGGCCGGACTGGTGCTCAACAACGGCGTTCATCTCGAGGGGACGAACATGGCCGTCGAGAGCGGCTACCACGCCGGCAACGCGATCGCACGGGCGGCCGATCAGGGCCGCGTCGGTGCGGATGCACTGCAGGCATACCCCGACGCACTCGAGCGATCGTTCGTCGTCCAGAACTTAGAACGCTACGCCTGGATGATGGACGCCGTCGAAGCCGACCGCGACCTGCTGTTCGAGGACCTCCCGCGGGCGTTCGCCGACGCCGGTACGGAGTACTTCCGGATGGATCGAACGCCGAAGGAGGCCCACGCCGAGAACGCCAAGCGAGCGGTTCTCGACGCCGTCGGTGGCTGGACCGGTGCGGCGAAACTGGCGCTGCGGTACCGAAAGGTGGTGACCTGA
- a CDS encoding DUF6517 family protein, with product MPSSRRSVLAAGATGALTLTAGCFEFVTGDGPLEFEAARIGPTEAALEETGYELADVEEERFEETVEFGVEREIHASFWYATYTKSPTPDDEGAEELLEGDEPAPEETGEEDEADDEALLDEHGDELPSDETEADTTDDDGAALGELDGASMDDAMPFDSGDLGEHTFVAVSTPGIEVAGRSLNPLEGLAADELLEELLDQSDQDVEDVSHEESVTLEILGEDRDVDRFTGHAGPNGESPPISFTVTSFGHADDFIVLLGAHPEAFEAETEHVETLMTSVEHPLEES from the coding sequence ATGCCATCCTCTCGACGATCCGTTCTCGCTGCAGGCGCCACGGGCGCACTCACGCTCACGGCCGGCTGTTTCGAGTTCGTCACCGGCGACGGCCCCCTGGAGTTCGAGGCTGCACGTATCGGCCCCACCGAGGCCGCACTCGAAGAAACCGGCTACGAACTCGCGGACGTCGAGGAAGAGCGGTTCGAAGAGACCGTCGAGTTCGGCGTCGAACGAGAGATCCACGCCTCGTTCTGGTATGCGACGTACACCAAATCGCCGACTCCAGATGACGAAGGGGCTGAGGAACTCCTCGAGGGCGACGAACCAGCACCCGAAGAGACAGGCGAGGAAGACGAAGCCGACGACGAAGCACTCCTCGACGAGCATGGAGACGAGCTTCCCAGCGACGAGACGGAAGCCGACACCACTGACGACGACGGGGCTGCACTCGGCGAACTCGACGGCGCATCCATGGACGACGCGATGCCTTTCGACTCCGGGGACCTCGGAGAGCACACCTTCGTGGCCGTCTCGACCCCCGGAATCGAAGTGGCCGGCCGATCGCTCAATCCTCTGGAGGGGTTAGCCGCCGACGAACTCCTAGAAGAGTTACTCGACCAGTCGGATCAGGACGTAGAGGACGTCAGCCACGAGGAGTCGGTCACGCTCGAGATTCTCGGCGAGGACCGTGACGTCGACCGGTTTACCGGGCATGCAGGGCCCAATGGCGAAAGCCCGCCGATCAGCTTCACCGTCACGTCGTTCGGCCACGCGGACGATTTCATCGTCTTACTCGGTGCCCACCCCGAGGCATTCGAGGCGGAAACCGAACACGTAGAGACGCTGATGACGTCCGTCGAACACCCGCTCGAGGAGTCGTAG
- a CDS encoding FAD-binding oxidoreductase, giving the protein MTHDCSFLEALALADDQLSFAMGRREPRAADWGTQDSDEAVVPDAVVWPESTDDVSAVLAAATDHGVPVTPFAAGTGLEGNAVPAHGGISLDLTRMDDVIEYRPEDFQIDVGPGIIGTDVDEYVADDGLFFPPLPSSGDISTVGGMVATDASGMKTVKYGEIADWVLGLEAVLADGTVIETGSRAVKTSSGYNLTELLIGSEGTLGVVTRVTLRLAGRPEQIRGGRAIFETLEDATEAISDAIRTEVDVARIELVDELSAGMANDYLGTDLPDAPMVFLEFHANHGVDEEIDLCRTIFESHDVSRFEMSDDDAEMERLWQARRELAYAVRSYDPDLEPLHPGDVTVPISAYPKVVREAKRLGEQRDLLVPCFGHAGDGNVHYSVLVDPDDPEMVDRGERLYRDLVELALEFGGTATGEHGIGLGKRRFLEPEHGAGAVETMRAIKRALDPTDTLNPGKLFPETLEGERIKEE; this is encoded by the coding sequence ATGACACACGACTGTTCGTTCCTCGAGGCCCTCGCGCTCGCGGACGACCAGCTCTCGTTTGCGATGGGACGACGCGAGCCACGTGCAGCCGATTGGGGGACCCAGGATTCCGACGAGGCGGTCGTCCCCGACGCGGTCGTCTGGCCCGAGTCGACAGACGACGTTTCGGCCGTCCTCGCCGCCGCAACGGACCACGGCGTCCCCGTCACACCCTTCGCGGCGGGAACGGGACTCGAGGGCAACGCCGTCCCCGCCCACGGGGGTATCAGCCTCGACCTGACCCGGATGGACGACGTCATCGAGTATCGTCCCGAGGACTTCCAGATCGACGTCGGCCCTGGGATCATCGGAACCGACGTCGACGAGTACGTCGCCGACGACGGCCTCTTTTTCCCGCCGTTGCCCTCGTCGGGCGACATCTCGACCGTCGGCGGCATGGTCGCCACCGACGCCAGCGGCATGAAGACCGTCAAATACGGCGAGATCGCCGACTGGGTGCTCGGCCTCGAGGCCGTCCTCGCCGACGGCACCGTCATCGAGACGGGCTCGCGGGCGGTCAAGACTTCAAGCGGCTACAACCTGACCGAACTCCTGATCGGCAGCGAAGGAACACTGGGCGTCGTTACTCGCGTTACGCTTCGACTCGCTGGCCGACCCGAGCAGATCCGCGGCGGACGAGCGATCTTCGAGACGCTCGAGGACGCGACGGAAGCCATCTCCGATGCGATCCGGACGGAAGTCGACGTCGCCAGGATCGAACTCGTCGACGAGTTGAGCGCCGGAATGGCGAACGACTATCTCGGCACCGACCTGCCCGACGCGCCGATGGTCTTCCTCGAGTTCCACGCGAACCACGGCGTCGACGAGGAGATCGACCTCTGCCGGACGATCTTCGAGAGCCACGACGTCTCCCGCTTCGAGATGAGTGACGACGATGCCGAGATGGAACGGCTCTGGCAGGCCCGGCGCGAACTGGCCTACGCCGTCCGGAGCTACGATCCCGACCTCGAGCCGCTCCACCCCGGCGACGTGACGGTCCCCATCAGTGCCTACCCCAAAGTCGTTCGAGAGGCCAAACGACTCGGTGAACAGCGGGACCTGCTTGTTCCCTGTTTCGGCCACGCCGGCGACGGCAACGTCCACTACTCCGTGCTGGTCGACCCCGACGACCCGGAGATGGTCGACCGCGGCGAACGACTCTACCGCGACCTCGTCGAGCTCGCACTCGAGTTCGGCGGCACCGCGACCGGCGAACACGGCATCGGACTGGGCAAGCGCAGGTTTCTCGAGCCCGAACACGGTGCCGGCGCGGTCGAGACGATGCGTGCGATCAAGCGCGCGCTCGACCCGACGGATACGCTGAATCCGGGGAAACTGTTTCCCGAGACGCTCGAGGGTGAGCGGATCAAAGAGGAGTAA
- a CDS encoding TIGR04024 family LLM class F420-dependent oxidoreductase has protein sequence MTGERDLLISLNDYERPQDVAERAVEAEELGFDRLTVGETTGWNIVPPLTLAADRTEELGISNDVVSPFGRSPAMLAQMALTLQAAADGRFRLGIGPSSPAITERWHGAAFERPLRRTRETIEIIRAVYEDGTPAYEGEIFEIAGLNYERGPSENPPPIDVATLGPKATELAGRFGDGWAPQLFTKSGLEKRLEDLERGADLGGKTVDDLRVAPIVRGMASHDRERARERTRRTIAFMLGAYGPYYGDSVAEQGYPDVVEAVREAWGDRDTDAMAAALSDEVLDDLAPAGTPEEVATWVDEYAAIDGVDAVRVGFVDGMSEAEKRATMEAAVGRV, from the coding sequence GTGACGGGTGAACGTGACCTGTTGATCAGCCTCAACGACTACGAGCGACCCCAGGACGTCGCCGAGCGCGCCGTCGAAGCCGAGGAACTCGGCTTCGATCGACTTACTGTGGGCGAGACGACGGGCTGGAACATCGTTCCGCCGCTGACGCTCGCGGCCGACCGTACCGAAGAGCTCGGCATCTCGAACGACGTCGTCTCTCCGTTCGGGCGCTCACCGGCGATGCTCGCCCAGATGGCGCTCACCCTACAGGCGGCCGCCGACGGCCGCTTCCGGCTCGGGATCGGCCCAAGTTCGCCCGCCATCACCGAACGCTGGCACGGCGCGGCGTTCGAGCGGCCACTACGGCGTACCCGCGAGACGATCGAGATCATCCGTGCGGTCTACGAAGACGGGACCCCGGCCTACGAGGGCGAGATCTTCGAGATCGCCGGGCTGAACTACGAACGCGGGCCGTCCGAGAACCCGCCGCCGATCGACGTGGCCACGCTCGGCCCGAAAGCCACGGAGTTGGCCGGCCGGTTCGGCGACGGCTGGGCCCCCCAGCTGTTTACAAAATCCGGCCTCGAGAAGCGATTGGAGGACCTCGAGCGGGGAGCCGACCTCGGCGGGAAAACGGTCGACGACCTTCGGGTCGCCCCGATCGTCCGCGGGATGGCGAGCCATGACCGCGAGCGTGCCCGCGAGCGGACTCGGAGGACGATCGCGTTCATGCTCGGCGCGTACGGTCCCTACTACGGGGATTCAGTTGCTGAACAGGGCTATCCCGACGTCGTCGAGGCGGTTCGTGAGGCCTGGGGCGACCGGGACACCGACGCGATGGCGGCCGCACTCTCCGATGAGGTGCTCGACGACCTTGCACCCGCGGGGACGCCCGAGGAAGTCGCCACGTGGGTCGACGAGTACGCCGCTATCGACGGCGTCGACGCCGTGCGCGTCGGCTTCGTCGACGGGATGAGCGAGGCAGAGAAGCGAGCGACCATGGAGGCAGCGGTCGGCCGCGTCTAA
- a CDS encoding methyl-accepting chemotaxis protein, giving the protein MTSADELTQLVSHTERIASHISETLEATTEQAERTADAQARIDEVGATMEEIAATAERVAESADEAYTVAEDGFEAGQQADAVVKQTVEDANDLVDAVQRIDDRMDRISEATDLIAAVADETNLLALNANIQAARAGEHGRGFSVVADEVKALAAETSTTADEIATTISELDSSTNDGLDAAKRTRRSLEDAVDDIDSMRESIEEVVDVVETGAHGAEEIADANDTQAQAIDAFADRVEEIHDFSTEIGAEMDAAARLADRQTTIVDHANEFLNNLPGMGYRVANDDGWPVQFATDGAVDLTGYDSDDLVDGTVSLGDDIIHQDDSSAVWDAVQAALTDRREFDITYRITTRTGRVLEVRERGRGVYDTDGTVSAIEGYIWNPDPSETTRLFEA; this is encoded by the coding sequence GTGACTTCAGCGGACGAACTGACGCAACTGGTGAGCCACACAGAACGAATCGCGTCGCATATCTCGGAAACGCTCGAGGCGACCACCGAGCAGGCCGAACGGACTGCCGACGCGCAAGCGCGTATCGATGAGGTGGGTGCGACGATGGAGGAGATCGCCGCGACAGCAGAGCGCGTCGCCGAGTCGGCCGACGAGGCGTATACGGTGGCGGAAGACGGCTTCGAGGCTGGTCAACAAGCCGATGCGGTGGTCAAGCAGACCGTCGAAGACGCGAACGACCTCGTCGATGCCGTCCAACGAATCGACGACCGGATGGATCGGATCAGCGAGGCAACCGACCTCATCGCAGCAGTGGCTGACGAGACGAATCTGCTCGCATTGAACGCCAACATTCAGGCGGCTCGCGCTGGCGAACACGGCCGCGGGTTCTCCGTTGTCGCCGACGAGGTCAAAGCCCTCGCAGCGGAGACGAGCACGACTGCAGACGAGATCGCAACGACGATCAGCGAACTGGACTCGAGTACGAACGATGGACTCGACGCCGCAAAGCGAACGCGGAGGTCACTCGAAGACGCCGTCGACGACATCGACTCGATGCGTGAGTCCATCGAAGAAGTCGTTGACGTGGTCGAAACCGGCGCACACGGGGCCGAAGAGATCGCCGATGCGAACGATACGCAGGCACAGGCGATCGACGCCTTCGCCGACCGTGTCGAGGAGATACACGACTTTTCGACGGAGATCGGAGCCGAGATGGACGCCGCCGCGAGGCTCGCCGACCGACAGACGACGATCGTCGATCACGCAAACGAATTCCTGAACAATCTGCCGGGGATGGGCTATCGCGTCGCCAACGACGACGGGTGGCCGGTGCAGTTTGCGACCGATGGCGCAGTCGACCTCACCGGATACGACTCGGACGACCTCGTCGACGGCACGGTCTCGCTTGGCGACGACATCATCCACCAGGATGATTCATCAGCGGTCTGGGACGCAGTCCAAGCAGCACTGACAGATCGACGTGAGTTCGACATCACGTACCGAATCACGACGCGCACTGGACGGGTGCTCGAGGTTCGTGAACGAGGCCGCGGTGTATACGATACCGACGGCACCGTCTCTGCCATCGAAGGCTACATCTGGAACCCCGATCCGTCCGAGACGACTCGACTTTTCGAGGCCTGA
- a CDS encoding ferredoxin family protein, which yields MSAQPKTPQVDNDSMEDRLYTVKYNDPGDSHLDVKVSDICMQCDSYDCVRVCPANVWRESEEGVPHIAYENCLECSSCRYACSHDNVVWTYPETGAGVTFKHG from the coding sequence ATGAGTGCTCAACCCAAGACCCCACAGGTCGACAACGACTCGATGGAGGATCGCCTCTACACTGTCAAGTACAACGACCCCGGCGACTCACACCTCGACGTGAAGGTGTCTGACATATGTATGCAGTGTGATAGCTACGACTGCGTCCGGGTCTGTCCGGCCAACGTCTGGCGTGAGAGCGAAGAAGGCGTCCCGCACATCGCCTACGAGAACTGCCTCGAGTGCTCGAGCTGTCGGTACGCCTGCTCGCACGACAACGTCGTCTGGACGTACCCCGAGACGGGTGCTGGAGTAACGTTCAAACACGGGTAA
- a CDS encoding UbiA family prenyltransferase, with amino-acid sequence MSLVRHEQGTEATARAYWSQVHPVFMLPPIAASLFGAILAGYVSFALATVHAVATFAAVYTAHVKDGYVDFHVRGEDDDHPLTERGCRVGLVASTGVFALCCLFLVVFVDWVAALLTIPLWLVAYHHAPQLDTNPLTATTGYPFGIALALVGGYYVQTEALAAVPLAFAFVFLVLLSGIKVVDDTKDYDYDRSIQKRTVAVAVGPARATAIAYGLMATALLVVVAFAVARVFPPTAVLAALAFGAVALVARRAPPELATMLLVRGSYVFLAVLVAAVWFEPLTDVL; translated from the coding sequence ATGTCGCTGGTGAGACACGAGCAGGGAACCGAAGCGACGGCGCGGGCGTACTGGTCGCAGGTCCACCCGGTCTTCATGCTCCCGCCGATCGCTGCGTCGCTGTTCGGTGCCATCCTCGCCGGATACGTTTCGTTCGCACTGGCGACGGTCCACGCCGTCGCGACGTTCGCAGCGGTCTACACGGCTCACGTCAAAGACGGCTACGTCGACTTTCACGTCCGCGGTGAGGACGACGATCACCCGTTGACCGAACGAGGCTGTCGGGTCGGCCTCGTCGCCTCGACGGGGGTCTTCGCGCTCTGCTGTTTGTTTCTGGTGGTGTTCGTCGATTGGGTCGCGGCCCTGCTCACCATCCCGCTGTGGCTCGTCGCCTACCACCACGCCCCACAGCTCGATACGAACCCACTCACGGCGACGACGGGCTATCCGTTCGGCATTGCCCTGGCACTCGTCGGCGGCTACTACGTCCAGACCGAAGCTCTAGCAGCCGTCCCACTCGCGTTCGCCTTCGTCTTTCTCGTCTTGCTCTCGGGGATCAAAGTCGTCGACGACACCAAAGATTACGACTACGACCGCTCGATCCAGAAACGAACCGTCGCCGTCGCCGTCGGCCCGGCTCGAGCCACGGCCATCGCCTACGGCCTCATGGCCACTGCCTTGCTCGTCGTCGTCGCGTTCGCCGTCGCTCGGGTGTTCCCACCCACGGCGGTTCTGGCCGCACTCGCGTTCGGTGCCGTTGCACTCGTTGCCCGCCGGGCCCCACCCGAACTGGCAACGATGCTGCTCGTTCGCGGTTCCTACGTCTTTCTGGCCGTTCTGGTGGCGGCTGTCTGGTTCGAGCCGCTCACCGACGTGCTATAA
- a CDS encoding thiamine pyrophosphate-binding protein: MSDGDTAADLFVDALESYGVDYVFGNPGTTELPIVEAIGTSDLEYVLGLHEDIAVGMAGGYAQTRRYHAHHDDDVLPVGVANLHIAPGLAHGLGNLYAAKLVGAPLVVTAGNHSTDFRHEEPILSGDLVGMAEEFCKWSAEVLDASALPTMLRRAFRVAMTPPTGPVFLGLPLDVMLETVDAEPEPLGPVPNAGSGDPGQLAHAAELLAEADNPVLVVGDHIARSGEDAVAAAVDLAEVAGLRVHGEILSCEVNFPTDHDQWVSYIPPDEGLASTLLDADTLVFAGCSTNTTLTRHEEPLVDADATCIHLGDDAWQLGKNEHADAAVLGDPGLVMGNLVEHVQTLVDAETLESRLEHVAAVSEMVETQVAAMGEDDGGDDPRASKAELVDEMERVASDAYIVDEGVTSKYAMLTRWDLAPEQYISNKGGGLGYGLPAAVGAAIAEGQRETPRDVIGFIGDGSYQYYPHALYSAARSEVDLTVVVSDNRNYRILKDNTLKLMGGEEADYAFVGMDFDPPVDLVKNAESHGARARLVETPDEIADALEDALAHDGVDVLDVLVHD, encoded by the coding sequence ATGTCAGACGGAGACACAGCCGCGGACCTCTTCGTCGACGCCCTCGAGTCCTACGGCGTCGACTACGTCTTCGGAAATCCGGGGACGACGGAATTGCCGATCGTCGAGGCCATCGGAACGAGCGATCTCGAGTACGTGCTCGGACTGCACGAGGACATCGCGGTGGGGATGGCCGGTGGCTACGCACAGACCCGGCGCTATCACGCCCACCACGACGACGACGTGCTGCCGGTCGGCGTCGCCAACCTCCACATCGCGCCGGGGCTCGCCCACGGGCTGGGCAACCTCTATGCGGCGAAGCTCGTCGGCGCGCCGCTGGTCGTCACGGCAGGAAACCACAGCACTGACTTTCGTCACGAAGAGCCAATTCTGTCGGGCGATCTGGTCGGGATGGCCGAGGAGTTCTGCAAGTGGTCGGCCGAAGTGCTCGATGCGTCCGCCCTCCCGACGATGCTCCGGCGAGCGTTCCGCGTCGCGATGACGCCACCGACCGGCCCCGTCTTCCTCGGGCTCCCCCTCGACGTGATGCTCGAGACGGTCGACGCCGAGCCCGAACCACTTGGGCCCGTCCCGAACGCGGGCAGCGGCGACCCGGGACAACTCGCACACGCCGCTGAGTTGCTGGCCGAGGCGGACAATCCCGTGTTGGTCGTCGGCGACCACATCGCCCGCTCGGGGGAAGACGCCGTCGCGGCGGCCGTCGATCTCGCCGAGGTAGCCGGATTGCGCGTCCACGGCGAGATCCTCTCCTGTGAGGTCAACTTCCCGACCGACCACGACCAGTGGGTCTCGTACATCCCGCCGGACGAAGGCCTCGCGTCGACGCTGCTGGACGCCGACACGCTCGTCTTCGCGGGCTGTTCGACCAACACTACGTTGACCCGCCACGAGGAGCCGCTGGTCGACGCCGATGCGACCTGTATTCACCTCGGCGACGATGCCTGGCAACTCGGCAAGAACGAACACGCCGATGCGGCCGTCCTCGGCGACCCCGGTCTGGTCATGGGGAACCTGGTCGAACACGTCCAGACGCTCGTCGACGCCGAGACGCTCGAGAGCCGACTCGAACACGTCGCCGCGGTCTCGGAGATGGTGGAAACACAGGTCGCCGCGATGGGCGAGGACGACGGCGGAGACGACCCGCGGGCCTCGAAGGCAGAACTCGTCGACGAGATGGAACGCGTCGCCAGCGACGCCTACATCGTAGACGAGGGAGTCACCTCCAAGTACGCGATGCTCACCCGCTGGGATCTCGCGCCCGAACAGTACATCTCGAACAAGGGCGGCGGGCTCGGCTACGGGCTTCCCGCCGCGGTCGGTGCCGCCATCGCCGAGGGCCAACGCGAGACGCCACGCGACGTGATCGGCTTCATCGGCGACGGCTCCTACCAGTATTACCCACACGCACTCTACAGCGCAGCCCGCTCCGAGGTCGACCTGACCGTCGTCGTCTCGGACAACCGCAACTACCGCATCCTCAAGGACAACACCCTCAAGCTCATGGGCGGGGAGGAAGCCGACTACGCGTTCGTCGGCATGGACTTCGACCCGCCGGTCGACCTCGTGAAAAACGCCGAGAGCCACGGCGCCCGCGCCCGCCTCGTCGAGACGCCCGACGAAATCGCCGATGCGCTCGAGGACGCCCTCGCCCACGACGGCGTCGACGTCCTCGACGTGCTGGTTCACGACTGA